In a genomic window of Alkalinema sp. FACHB-956:
- a CDS encoding S-layer family protein, with the protein MKAQSIVVVLGYFLSLLSGIEAANAQVTPDGSLPTTVTSPNARDFTIDGGGRSGGNLFHSFSQFSVPTGGSAFFNNAVDVQNIFARVTGGTASNIDGMLKANGTASLFLLNPSGILFGPNASLNLGGSFLGMTANSIKFADGTEFSAVHPSSPPLLTMSVPVGVQMGANPGEIVNHAQGAPGYQGYPIGLRVPNQTTLALLGGEILLDQGNLRATEGHIELGSVAGNSYVGLNSRGNRWSFDYGQVTGFNDITVQRSMLDVNGNGAGGIYVIGRNITIQEGGRLMARNLPGSTQNARDDIKVQGSQSIVIQGQFAFPGSGCTAQICGSLISNTTQGQGNAGTVVMTAPDIQMIDGGQLVLGARGTGASGMGGKAVIQADTLDIVGFSKLANFASGISGWMTNGASGQGGDVVVNAGRLRVLNGGSISVSSRSSFGSLVQGENATSTAGAGNLEINVRDSLEVSGVNIASTGLITPSTLEASVFSDAKGRGGNIRINTDRLLIGDGARISTSIDAVQASGNAGKLEIWAREANISGNFSPNLRSEITATSSGQVAAGSINMKVDRLTVENSGRVSVSSTGLGDAGNISIDAKQILLKNQGTLQANTNLGGEGNIKITSDALVLRLGSSITTNSGGNINGGNINIDSDVIIGLSNSDIVANAFKGRGGNINITTEGIFGLKYRPQLTPENDITASSEFGINGTVQVNTIGTDPNAGLTELPVNVTDPSQKIATGCSSTQGSQFIATGRGGLPPNPNQEMMRDLPWNDLRDLSAYRGTSSTVAQMPAIQPILVQASGFQRNADGTIDLIASPAPVTTPAIATCSGQSMKTANAL; encoded by the coding sequence ATGAAAGCTCAGTCGATCGTCGTTGTTTTAGGGTATTTCCTTAGTTTGCTGTCTGGAATCGAAGCAGCAAATGCTCAGGTGACTCCCGATGGTAGCTTGCCTACGACAGTGACCAGTCCTAACGCACGGGATTTTACGATCGACGGAGGTGGGCGATCGGGTGGCAATTTATTCCATAGCTTCAGCCAATTTTCGGTACCCACAGGCGGATCTGCCTTTTTCAATAATGCTGTAGATGTGCAAAATATCTTTGCGCGGGTGACGGGGGGCACGGCATCCAACATTGATGGCATGTTGAAAGCGAATGGTACTGCCAGCTTATTTCTGCTCAATCCCAGTGGCATCCTATTTGGCCCCAATGCCTCATTGAATCTTGGCGGTTCATTTTTAGGAATGACCGCCAATAGCATCAAATTTGCCGATGGGACAGAGTTTAGTGCTGTCCATCCTTCCAGTCCACCACTTTTAACCATGAGTGTCCCCGTAGGAGTGCAGATGGGAGCTAATCCAGGAGAGATCGTCAACCATGCCCAAGGGGCCCCTGGCTATCAAGGCTACCCGATCGGACTACGGGTTCCAAATCAAACAACCCTTGCCTTACTTGGTGGAGAAATCTTGCTCGATCAGGGTAACCTAAGGGCCACCGAAGGACATATTGAACTGGGGAGTGTTGCTGGAAACAGTTATGTCGGTCTCAACTCTAGGGGCAATCGATGGTCTTTTGATTACGGACAGGTGACAGGATTTAATGACATCACCGTGCAGCGATCGATGCTCGATGTGAATGGGAATGGTGCAGGCGGTATTTACGTCATAGGCCGCAATATTACCATCCAAGAGGGTGGCAGACTGATGGCGCGTAATCTGCCAGGAAGCACTCAAAATGCGCGCGATGATATTAAAGTCCAGGGCAGTCAGTCCATTGTTATTCAGGGTCAATTTGCTTTTCCAGGCTCAGGTTGCACAGCTCAAATTTGTGGTAGTTTAATCTCCAATACAACCCAAGGTCAGGGGAATGCAGGCACAGTCGTCATGACTGCCCCAGATATTCAGATGATCGATGGAGGACAGTTGGTGCTTGGCGCACGGGGCACAGGGGCCTCCGGTATGGGTGGTAAAGCGGTGATTCAAGCGGACACTCTTGACATTGTTGGATTTAGTAAACTAGCGAACTTTGCGAGTGGCATTTCGGGCTGGATGACCAATGGTGCTTCGGGCCAAGGTGGCGATGTGGTGGTGAATGCTGGACGGCTACGCGTCCTCAATGGTGGGAGCATTTCCGTCTCTTCGCGGTCTAGTTTTGGCAGTCTCGTTCAAGGCGAAAATGCGACCAGTACTGCTGGGGCTGGAAATCTTGAGATCAATGTCCGAGATTCACTTGAGGTATCAGGTGTCAACATTGCGTCAACTGGACTAATCACCCCAAGTACGCTAGAAGCCTCTGTCTTTAGTGATGCCAAGGGACGGGGTGGAAATATTCGGATCAACACCGATCGGCTTTTGATCGGCGATGGTGCCCGAATTTCTACCTCTATTGATGCTGTGCAGGCCAGTGGGAATGCCGGTAAGTTAGAAATCTGGGCACGGGAAGCGAATATCTCAGGCAACTTTAGCCCTAATCTGCGCAGTGAAATCACAGCAACCTCTAGTGGACAGGTTGCCGCAGGATCGATCAACATGAAGGTCGATCGCTTAACTGTGGAAAACTCCGGACGGGTTTCGGTTAGCAGCACAGGTTTAGGTGATGCAGGTAACATCAGCATCGATGCCAAACAAATCTTGCTCAAAAATCAGGGCACACTGCAAGCCAATACAAATTTAGGTGGAGAAGGCAATATCAAAATTACGAGTGATGCATTAGTATTGCGATTAGGTTCAAGCATTACAACAAATTCTGGTGGCAACATCAATGGTGGCAATATTAACATTGATTCAGATGTCATTATTGGCTTATCAAACAGTGACATTGTAGCCAATGCATTCAAAGGGCGTGGTGGAAATATTAATATTACGACTGAGGGTATCTTTGGTCTCAAATACCGGCCCCAACTGACCCCCGAAAACGACATCACCGCGAGTTCTGAATTTGGAATCAACGGCACTGTGCAAGTGAACACGATCGGAACTGATCCGAATGCAGGCTTAACAGAATTACCTGTTAACGTTACTGATCCGAGTCAAAAAATTGCAACGGGTTGTTCGAGCACCCAAGGCAGTCAATTCATTGCAACAGGCCGGGGAGGATTGCCGCCTAATCCGAATCAAGAAATGATGCGCGATCTCCCTTGGAATGATTTGCGCGACCTGTCTGCCTATCGTGGCACTTCATCAACCGTAGCTCAAATGCCTGCAATACAGCCGATTTTAGTACAAGCCTCAGGATTTCAACGCAATGCGGATGGCACGATCGACCTGATTGCTAGTCCTGCACCTGTGACTACACCTGCGATCGCGACCTGTAGTGGACAAAGCATGAAAACAGCCAACGCCCTCTAA
- a CDS encoding S-layer family protein, translating to MNVRSFISVFSCLVGLLSSLELAQAQVIPDGTLPTTVTSSNARDFTIDNGARSGGNLFHSFSQFSVPTGGSAVFNNALDVQNIFARVTGGTASNIDGLIKANGAASLFLLNPSGILFGSNASLNIGGSFVGTTATSIQFADGTVFSAANSGAPLLTMSAPVGLQMGANAGPIQVQGPGTANPFFRPPTLSVVPTKTLALVAGLIDVNSATLSAPDGRVELWAVQNGQITMNSQPWQLASSAATANWGNITLQQASTVDASGLNGGAINIRGRGLTVQEGSNISSITFAGQGKGITVQTTEFVDLLGASLPGQIGPGISTNVGILFGPSGSGQAGNVTVETVRLRLADGAWLQSSSAGNNSRSGDVTVRAKDVEVVGANPFFPAPTSITTNLFSGKNNESGKISIDADRIRVVDGGIVSSALVAFDPISAPTGKAGDISIRASESLEISGYTPNYLLSGIATGIGPTEGQAGNITIDVGHLHLSNGGTIRSTLTGSGQAGNITIHAMDVSVSDPVVDVIEQAPGGITVAVNANAVGSGGKITLTSNSLRLFNGGQIASSTQGQGSAGNINLNVKTLDIQGISQTLVNGQHLPSAITASSSTSFDAGSINITADTVQVRDAGQITVSNTGTGNAGNLNVNAKNIFLDNGASLRAEVNDGSQGNINLTTKEVLLLRRASHITTNAQGASTGGNINIRALAIVGLENENSDIVANAVLGSGGNINITTQALLGLQFRPKLTPKSDITASSEFGLNGNVQVNTIGTDPNAGLTELPVNVADPSQKIATGCAANQGSQFVATGRGGVPQNPNQQVMSDRTWNDLRDLSAYRGQSSTVAASPAAPSTLVQASGFQRNADGTIALIASPTTVSATSIATCSG from the coding sequence ATGAACGTCCGATCTTTCATCAGTGTATTCAGCTGTTTAGTCGGTTTACTCTCTAGCTTAGAGCTTGCTCAAGCTCAAGTCATTCCCGATGGAACGTTACCCACAACGGTAACCAGTTCCAATGCACGGGATTTTACGATCGATAATGGCGCGCGATCGGGCGGCAATTTATTCCATAGCTTCAGCCAGTTCTCAGTGCCCACAGGCGGGTCTGCTGTTTTCAACAATGCGCTAGATGTACAAAATATCTTTGCGCGGGTGACAGGGGGAACAGCCTCCAATATTGATGGACTCATCAAGGCCAATGGCGCTGCTAGCTTATTTTTGCTCAATCCCAGTGGTATTTTATTTGGCTCCAATGCCTCGTTGAACATTGGGGGTTCGTTTGTTGGCACTACGGCGACTAGTATTCAATTTGCGGATGGGACTGTGTTTAGTGCAGCGAATTCTGGAGCACCACTTTTGACGATGAGTGCACCAGTAGGCTTGCAAATGGGAGCGAATGCTGGCCCAATTCAAGTCCAAGGCCCTGGAACTGCGAACCCCTTCTTCCGTCCTCCTACGCTTTCTGTCGTCCCTACGAAGACATTAGCGCTAGTCGCTGGCCTCATCGATGTCAATAGTGCAACCCTTTCTGCTCCCGATGGTCGGGTTGAGCTATGGGCTGTGCAGAATGGACAGATCACTATGAACTCCCAGCCCTGGCAACTAGCCAGTTCAGCAGCAACAGCTAACTGGGGCAACATTACCCTCCAACAAGCTTCCACCGTCGATGCGAGTGGCCTTAATGGGGGAGCCATCAACATCCGTGGCCGTGGCCTAACCGTGCAGGAGGGCTCAAACATTAGTTCGATTACTTTTGCTGGGCAAGGTAAAGGAATCACGGTTCAAACCACAGAATTTGTGGATCTATTAGGAGCTTCTCTGCCAGGACAAATTGGCCCTGGTATCAGCACTAATGTGGGTATTCTTTTTGGGCCTTCAGGCAGCGGGCAAGCAGGGAATGTGACCGTTGAAACGGTTCGCCTGCGCCTAGCGGATGGTGCTTGGCTCCAGTCCTCTTCTGCCGGAAACAATTCGCGTTCAGGGGATGTCACCGTGCGAGCTAAAGACGTGGAGGTCGTCGGTGCAAATCCTTTTTTTCCTGCACCCACTTCCATTACCACCAACCTCTTTAGTGGCAAGAATAATGAGAGTGGCAAGATTAGCATTGATGCCGATCGCATCCGAGTGGTAGATGGTGGCATTGTTAGTTCGGCTCTGGTGGCTTTTGATCCAATCTCTGCGCCCACGGGCAAGGCGGGAGACATCTCGATTCGCGCCAGTGAAAGCCTAGAAATATCGGGATACACACCTAATTATCTGTTGTCGGGTATCGCTACAGGAATTGGCCCAACGGAAGGGCAAGCGGGCAATATCACCATTGACGTGGGACATTTGCATCTCTCTAACGGCGGGACGATTCGCTCTACTCTAACGGGAAGCGGGCAAGCAGGGAACATCACGATTCACGCGATGGATGTGAGTGTCAGCGATCCGGTGGTTGATGTAATCGAACAGGCACCCGGTGGTATTACGGTTGCTGTCAATGCCAATGCCGTGGGTTCAGGGGGGAAGATTACCTTAACTTCTAATAGCCTGCGGCTTTTTAATGGGGGGCAGATTGCCTCTTCCACCCAAGGGCAAGGTTCCGCAGGAAATATCAACTTGAATGTTAAAACTCTGGATATTCAAGGTATTTCTCAAACTCTGGTCAATGGTCAGCATCTCCCCAGTGCGATTACGGCATCTTCTAGCACATCTTTTGATGCTGGGTCTATCAATATCACTGCCGATACTGTACAGGTGCGGGATGCGGGCCAAATCACGGTCAGCAATACCGGTACAGGGAACGCAGGAAACTTAAATGTTAATGCTAAGAATATCTTTTTAGATAATGGTGCCAGCTTACGTGCAGAGGTCAACGATGGTAGTCAAGGAAATATTAATCTGACTACAAAGGAAGTCTTACTACTTCGTCGTGCTAGTCACATCACAACCAATGCTCAAGGTGCTTCTACAGGAGGAAATATCAACATTAGGGCATTAGCGATCGTGGGCCTGGAAAACGAAAATAGTGACATTGTTGCTAATGCCGTTTTGGGCAGTGGTGGGAATATTAATATTACTACTCAAGCACTGTTAGGATTGCAATTTCGACCAAAGCTGACACCCAAGAGTGACATCACTGCCAGTTCTGAGTTTGGATTGAATGGTAATGTGCAGGTGAATACGATCGGCACCGATCCCAACGCAGGATTAACGGAATTACCCGTGAATGTGGCTGATCCGAGTCAAAAAATCGCGACGGGTTGTGCTGCAAACCAGGGGAGTCAGTTTGTGGCGACGGGACGAGGGGGAGTGCCCCAGAATCCGAATCAGCAAGTGATGAGCGATCGAACCTGGAATGACCTCCGGGATTTATCCGCCTATCGTGGCCAGTCCAGCACCGTTGCGGCCAGTCCTGCGGCTCCTTCTACTCTCGTTCAAGCCTCGGGATTTCAACGTAATGCCGATGGCACGATCGCGCTGATCGCCAGTCCCACAACTGTTTCCGCAACGTCGATCGCGACCTGTAGTGGATAA
- a CDS encoding filamentous hemagglutinin N-terminal domain-containing protein: MNVRLIVSVLGGGVGLLSSVEFAQAQVIPDGTLSTTATSPNALDFTIDNGARSGGNLFHSFSQFSVPTGGSAFFNNALDVQNIFARVTGSTASNINGLIKANGSASLFLLNPSGILFGPNASLNLGGSFIGTTANSVKFGDGTEFSAVNPSNPPVLTMSAPIGLQMGETSGSITVQGTGHQLTTTSTISPYFASAPYSGLNIAANQTLALIGGDIDLKGGVLQAPGGRIELNSVAQPGLIQLQPVDQGFSTQTVGITKFGSINLTQQSSIEVGDIIPGNVQIQGGQINIQQGSLIHSKNLGISGAGAIAVSAANRLVIQDTVPNSNALGGILQDNFGPVGGGQIIIQTPELLTLSGGVVYSRNYGSGLGTTIAINTDKLTVFGYDVNSPENFSRIGTLATAGGKGGQVLITSKSLAVKEGGFIGSANFLQGSGSGDVFINADTIDIQGLSSLKAPSIIGSYNLAKAEQSGTVVINSRILQVSNGGQVGTSTISAGDAGNLIINASESVSVNGYSESDFYTSSIASAVVPPLPLYQKLFGLPAVPSGAGGDIIINTPFLALYNGGSVTIENFGSNRAGKIDINAGEIKLDDYSYIGAFNLVGNGGDIQINSNLLVLNHRSIIGTTSFGTDNGSGGNIIINSPIILGLNNSDILADAIKGNGGQIQITTKGLFGLQYRAQRTPENDINASSQFGINGTVQINGIEVVPSSNLGQLPTTLSDASQQIVKGCGTTSDSSFVVSGKGGLPQNPNQDISVFLLWSDLRDLFTYRSSQSSVAASPADPSALVQASGFKRKHDGSIELVASPVPVNTPAIANCSGPSITTAYGMH, from the coding sequence ATGAACGTTCGGTTGATCGTTAGTGTCTTGGGTGGGGGAGTCGGTTTACTGTCTAGCGTAGAGTTTGCCCAAGCTCAAGTCATTCCTGATGGCACATTATCCACAACTGCAACCAGCCCCAACGCATTAGATTTCACGATCGATAACGGTGCACGATCGGGCGGCAATTTATTCCATAGCTTTAGCCAGTTCTCAGTGCCCACAGGCGGTTCTGCCTTTTTCAACAACGCACTGGATGTGCAGAATATTTTTGCGCGGGTGACAGGAAGCACTGCATCCAACATCAATGGACTGATTAAAGCGAATGGTTCTGCTAGCTTATTTTTGTTGAATCCCAGTGGGATTTTATTTGGCCCCAATGCCTCGTTGAATCTTGGGGGATCGTTTATTGGAACAACAGCAAATAGCGTTAAATTTGGCGATGGGACAGAATTTAGCGCAGTCAATCCGAGCAATCCGCCTGTGCTGACGATGAGCGCACCGATCGGCTTGCAAATGGGAGAAACTTCAGGATCAATTACAGTCCAAGGAACAGGTCATCAATTAACAACAACCTCAACAATTTCTCCTTACTTTGCCTCTGCACCTTATTCTGGTCTAAATATTGCAGCGAATCAAACATTAGCATTAATCGGCGGGGATATCGACCTCAAGGGCGGTGTTTTGCAAGCTCCGGGCGGGCGGATTGAACTGAATAGCGTAGCCCAACCAGGATTGATTCAGCTGCAACCAGTTGACCAAGGCTTTTCTACCCAAACTGTGGGAATTACAAAATTTGGCTCAATTAATCTGACGCAACAGTCTAGCATTGAGGTCGGAGACATTATTCCAGGAAATGTTCAAATTCAAGGCGGACAGATCAATATTCAACAAGGTTCACTCATACATAGCAAAAACTTAGGAATCAGTGGTGCGGGAGCCATTGCAGTATCTGCTGCTAACCGTCTCGTAATACAGGACACTGTTCCTAACTCCAATGCTTTGGGTGGCATACTTCAAGATAACTTTGGGCCAGTTGGCGGTGGTCAAATTATTATCCAGACACCTGAACTATTGACCCTATCTGGTGGCGTTGTTTATAGCCGAAACTATGGATCTGGATTAGGAACGACTATTGCTATTAACACTGACAAGCTTACAGTTTTTGGTTATGATGTCAACTCTCCTGAGAATTTTAGTCGAATTGGAACATTAGCAACTGCTGGTGGAAAAGGAGGTCAAGTACTCATTACAAGTAAATCTTTAGCTGTTAAAGAGGGAGGATTTATTGGCTCAGCTAATTTTTTACAGGGATCGGGATCGGGTGATGTTTTTATCAATGCCGACACGATCGACATCCAGGGCTTATCCAGTTTAAAAGCTCCTAGTATAATTGGGTCATATAATTTGGCTAAAGCTGAACAGTCGGGCACAGTGGTAATCAATTCCCGTATCTTACAAGTCAGTAATGGTGGTCAAGTTGGCACTTCAACAATTAGCGCAGGCGATGCAGGAAATCTTATCATCAACGCTAGTGAATCAGTCTCAGTGAATGGGTACAGTGAATCTGACTTCTACACCAGTAGCATTGCTTCTGCTGTAGTTCCACCCCTACCCCTTTATCAAAAACTGTTTGGATTACCCGCCGTTCCATCTGGGGCAGGGGGAGATATTATTATCAATACCCCGTTTTTAGCGCTCTATAACGGAGGAAGTGTCACTATAGAGAATTTCGGAAGTAATCGAGCTGGAAAAATTGATATTAATGCAGGCGAAATTAAATTAGATGACTATTCTTATATTGGTGCTTTCAATTTAGTCGGTAATGGTGGTGACATTCAAATTAATAGTAACTTACTTGTTTTAAATCATCGATCAATCATTGGTACAACATCCTTTGGGACTGACAACGGTAGTGGGGGAAATATTATTATTAATTCACCAATCATTTTAGGTTTAAATAATAGCGATATTTTAGCTGATGCAATTAAAGGGAACGGAGGTCAGATTCAAATTACAACGAAAGGTCTTTTTGGCTTGCAATATCGAGCACAACGTACACCCGAAAATGACATTAATGCTAGTTCTCAGTTTGGGATAAATGGTACTGTACAAATCAATGGTATAGAGGTCGTTCCTAGCTCTAATTTAGGTCAGCTGCCTACAACTTTGAGTGATGCTAGTCAGCAAATTGTTAAGGGATGTGGAACAACATCGGACAGTAGTTTTGTTGTTTCAGGTAAAGGCGGTTTGCCACAGAACCCCAATCAGGACATATCTGTTTTTCTTCTTTGGAGTGACTTGCGCGATCTCTTCACCTATCGTAGCAGTCAAAGCTCGGTTGCGGCCAGCCCCGCAGATCCATCAGCTCTCGTACAAGCTTCAGGATTTAAGCGCAAGCATGATGGTTCGATCGAACTTGTTGCCAGTCCTGTGCCTGTGAATACACCCGCGATCGCCAATTGTAGTGGGCCAAGCATCACAACTGCCTATGGAATGCATTGA
- a CDS encoding S-layer family protein: protein MGVWVRMQAQSIVGMLGFLAGVLSGINSASAQVIPDGSVPTTVTSPNARDFTIDGGARSGGNLFHSFSQFSVPTGGSAFFNNGLDVQNIFARVTGGTASNIDGLIKANGTASLFLLNPSGILFGPNASLNLGGSFIGTTANSVKFADGTEFSAVNSNHSPLLTMSAPIGLQMGSNPGNIQVNGSGHTLKHAPSFLGPATRNPSIKGLRVQPGNTLALIGNGIQLTGGVLLAESGHVELGSGQAGTVALDTTTSRWTFDYTSLPTLADIRLSQAALVDASGSPGGSIHLQGQTVQLQDSSIVMVQQRGSQNALGGIEVNADLLELGGVLPNRDPSLILSENLGRGQGNHIEVSARQIVARDGGRLITTTFRNGGAGGNLTVNATESIDLSGYSPLDVAATSGIITPSNAGAGKGGDLIVNTSDLMLRDGAVISSSVFGGQGGGTVNIDAEQISLIGENKGTGVGSVIATTSFWGGASKTINIQTGRLLLKAGGVISASTSGSSNAGSLTIKASESIEIDGAGSVLSERSRIIASGQNPPGRLQQIFGLPPLPSGNAGNLSITAPSIQVRNQGYIAAENVGSGDAGSLILNANEIILDQQGQIKTSTIVGQGGNMTITARDILLLRHNSFMSAKAGGKGNGGNIAIFSPIILGLENSDIIANAVKGRGGNINITTQGILGLKYRNRLTPENDITASSKFGVNGIVKVNTIGTDPGAGLTEFLVNVFDPSQKIATGCSTTQGSQFVATGRGGIPQNPSQQVVSDHTWNDVRDLSAYRGHSGTVAASPATSSTLVQASRFQRNADGSIELVASSTPVPVAAIATCAGSAMTTVATKTRSS, encoded by the coding sequence ATGGGAGTGTGGGTTCGGATGCAAGCTCAGTCGATCGTAGGTATGCTGGGATTCTTAGCAGGAGTTCTATCAGGGATAAACAGTGCCAGTGCTCAAGTGATTCCAGACGGTAGCGTACCTACGACAGTGACCAGTCCTAACGCACGGGATTTCACGATCGATGGTGGTGCGCGATCGGGGGGTAACTTATTTCATAGCTTCAGCCAGTTCTCAGTTCCCACGGGCGGTTCAGCCTTTTTCAACAATGGGTTGGATGTGCAGAATATTTTTGCGCGGGTGACCGGGGGCACTGCATCCAACATCGATGGACTGATTAAAGCGAATGGCACTGCCAGTTTATTCCTACTCAATCCCAGTGGCATTTTATTCGGCCCCAACGCCTCGTTGAATCTTGGGGGATCATTTATTGGAACAACAGCAAATAGCGTTAAATTTGCCGATGGAACAGAATTTAGCGCAGTGAATTCAAATCATTCACCCTTGTTGACGATGAGTGCCCCGATCGGGTTGCAGATGGGTTCCAATCCTGGCAACATCCAAGTCAACGGGTCAGGCCATACCCTCAAACATGCCCCCTCTTTCCTCGGGCCAGCAACCCGCAATCCCTCCATTAAAGGCTTACGGGTGCAGCCTGGAAACACCTTGGCACTCATTGGAAATGGGATTCAATTGACAGGAGGCGTTTTGCTGGCTGAAAGCGGTCACGTTGAACTGGGCAGCGGGCAAGCGGGTACTGTGGCGTTGGATACCACGACATCCCGTTGGACATTTGACTATACCTCACTGCCTACCTTGGCCGACATTCGGCTCTCACAGGCCGCGCTGGTCGATGCCAGTGGTAGTCCAGGTGGGTCTATTCATCTGCAAGGTCAAACCGTTCAGTTGCAGGATAGTTCCATCGTCATGGTGCAACAGCGCGGTAGCCAAAATGCCCTAGGTGGGATTGAGGTGAATGCGGATTTACTTGAACTCGGCGGTGTCTTGCCCAACCGAGATCCCAGTTTAATTCTGTCGGAAAATCTGGGGAGAGGACAGGGCAACCATATCGAGGTATCAGCGCGCCAGATAGTGGCTCGTGACGGTGGCCGACTGATTACCACAACCTTCAGAAATGGAGGTGCTGGAGGCAATCTCACGGTGAATGCAACCGAATCGATCGATTTGAGTGGCTATTCCCCCCTGGATGTGGCAGCCACCAGTGGGATCATAACACCCTCTAATGCTGGTGCTGGGAAGGGTGGTGATCTGATAGTCAATACTTCAGATCTAATGTTGCGGGATGGTGCTGTGATCAGCTCTAGTGTGTTTGGGGGGCAAGGCGGAGGTACGGTAAACATTGACGCCGAGCAAATTTCCCTCATTGGCGAAAACAAAGGAACTGGTGTGGGTTCTGTCATTGCTACCACCTCTTTCTGGGGCGGCGCATCGAAAACAATCAATATTCAGACAGGGCGACTCTTACTCAAGGCTGGTGGCGTGATCTCTGCTAGTACCTCCGGAAGTAGTAATGCAGGGAGCCTCACTATTAAAGCTAGTGAATCGATTGAGATTGATGGAGCCGGGTCAGTTCTCTCAGAACGGAGTCGCATCATCGCCTCTGGACAGAACCCGCCAGGACGACTCCAGCAAATTTTTGGGTTACCCCCATTACCTAGTGGAAATGCAGGCAATTTATCTATTACAGCACCCAGTATTCAAGTGCGGAATCAGGGATATATTGCGGCGGAAAATGTGGGTAGTGGTGATGCAGGAAGTTTAATACTCAATGCAAACGAAATTATATTAGATCAACAAGGTCAAATCAAAACATCTACCATTGTTGGACAAGGTGGAAATATGACAATCACAGCAAGAGATATCTTGCTATTGCGTCACAATAGTTTTATGAGTGCTAAAGCTGGTGGAAAGGGTAATGGAGGTAACATTGCAATCTTTTCACCCATCATCTTAGGATTAGAAAATAGTGACATTATCGCCAATGCTGTGAAAGGTCGTGGTGGTAATATTAATATTACGACGCAAGGAATTTTAGGATTGAAGTATCGTAATCGCTTAACGCCTGAAAATGACATTACGGCGAGTTCTAAATTTGGTGTGAATGGGATTGTGAAAGTCAATACGATCGGGACTGATCCCGGTGCTGGATTAACGGAATTTTTGGTTAATGTGTTTGACCCGAGTCAAAAAATAGCGACGGGCTGTTCAACGACTCAAGGGAGTCAGTTTGTGGCGACGGGCCGGGGCGGCATTCCCCAGAACCCGAGTCAACAAGTGGTGAGTGATCACACTTGGAATGATGTGCGGGATCTCTCTGCCTATCGTGGCCATTCCGGCACAGTTGCTGCCAGTCCTGCAACTTCCTCTACTCTTGTGCAAGCCTCTAGGTTTCAACGTAATGCTGATGGATCGATCGAACTTGTTGCCAGTTCTACACCTGTTCCCGTAGCCGCGATCGCCACCTGTGCCGGATCAGCAATGACGACTGTTGCAACCAAGACGAGATCGAGCTAA